Proteins encoded together in one Janthinobacterium tructae window:
- a CDS encoding serine/threonine protein kinase, translating into MHNENQPHEDDRPVHPFSALSPDCVLDALDSVGLRGDGRLLALNSYENRVYQVGIEDSAPLVAKFYRPARWSDTAILEEHAFVSELVEREIQVVPALEINGSTLHQYQGFRFAVFPRHGGRAPELDDPATLEWIGRFIGRIHAVGGLSTYQERPALDHQTFGVEPREFLLEGNFLPPELLAAYSSVAQQALDGVKRCYDRAGDVAVLRTHGDCHGGNVLWTDAGPHFVDFDDSRMGPAIQDLWMMLSGERSDQVRQMSDILAGYEDFCDFDPRQLYLVEALRTLRLIHYSAWLARRWDDPAFPVAFPWFNTQRYWQDRILELREQVALMDEAPLWPI; encoded by the coding sequence ATGCACAATGAAAACCAGCCGCACGAGGACGACCGGCCCGTCCATCCCTTTTCCGCCCTGAGCCCCGATTGCGTGCTCGACGCGCTCGACAGCGTGGGCTTGCGCGGCGATGGCCGCCTGCTGGCCCTGAACAGCTACGAAAACCGCGTCTACCAGGTGGGCATCGAAGACAGCGCCCCCCTGGTGGCCAAGTTTTACCGCCCCGCGCGCTGGAGCGACACGGCCATCCTGGAAGAGCACGCGTTCGTGTCCGAGCTGGTCGAGCGCGAAATCCAGGTGGTGCCGGCGCTGGAGATCAACGGCAGCACCCTGCACCAGTACCAGGGCTTCCGCTTTGCCGTCTTCCCCCGCCACGGCGGCCGCGCGCCCGAGCTGGATGATCCGGCCACCCTGGAATGGATAGGGCGCTTCATCGGCCGCATCCACGCCGTCGGTGGGCTGTCCACCTACCAGGAGCGGCCGGCGCTCGATCATCAGACGTTCGGTGTCGAGCCGCGCGAGTTCTTGCTGGAAGGCAATTTCCTGCCGCCCGAACTGCTGGCCGCGTATTCCAGCGTGGCGCAGCAGGCGCTCGATGGCGTCAAGCGCTGCTATGACCGCGCGGGCGACGTGGCCGTGCTGCGCACGCATGGCGATTGCCATGGCGGCAACGTGCTGTGGACGGACGCCGGCCCCCATTTCGTCGATTTCGACGATAGCCGCATGGGTCCGGCCATCCAGGACCTGTGGATGATGCTGTCGGGCGAGCGCAGCGACCAGGTGCGCCAGATGAGCGACATCCTGGCCGGCTACGAAGATTTTTGCGATTTTGACCCGCGCCAGCTGTACCTGGTCGAAGCGCTGCGCACCCTGCGTCTGATCCATTATTCGGCCTGGCTGGCGCGCCGCTGGGACGACCCCGCCTTCCCCGTCGCCTTCCCGTGGTTTAACACGCAGCGCTATTGGCAGGACCGCATCCTGGAATTGCGCGAGCAGGTGGCCCTGATGGATGAAGCTCCCCTATGGCCAATTTAA
- a CDS encoding FecCD family ABC transporter permease — translation MNMATLASVAPWRWPRWGAGGLLAAALACGLLVAVQAGAVPVTLADWLAPWQAGDDALSGGAYVLWHIRLPRALFAMLIGAALALAGGLTQGLFRNPLADPGLLGVSSGAACAGAATIVFAASLHVAPELRVWLLPGAAFAGAMLICVLLDRVARWATPGSIVGLLLTGVALNAITVAVMGLCIYLASDDQLRTLTFWTLGSLSAGSWRQVAALLLVLAGALWATRFLMRSLNALALGEAQALHVGIDVGRLRTQVIVLVAVLTGFAVAWCGGIGFIGLIAPHLVRTWLGADQRRVLPLGMLMGGLLLLLADTLARTVAIPAEVPVGIFTALLGGPFFLMLLRRFRHASA, via the coding sequence ATGAACATGGCCACCCTGGCATCTGTCGCTCCGTGGCGCTGGCCACGCTGGGGCGCTGGCGGGCTGCTGGCCGCCGCACTGGCTTGCGGCTTGCTCGTCGCCGTGCAGGCGGGTGCCGTGCCGGTGACACTGGCCGACTGGCTGGCCCCTTGGCAAGCGGGCGACGATGCGCTGTCCGGTGGCGCTTACGTGCTGTGGCATATCCGCCTGCCGCGCGCCCTGTTCGCCATGCTGATCGGCGCCGCGCTGGCGCTGGCAGGCGGCTTGACGCAAGGGCTGTTTCGCAATCCGCTGGCCGACCCGGGGCTGCTGGGCGTAAGCAGCGGCGCCGCCTGCGCGGGCGCGGCCACCATCGTCTTCGCCGCCAGCCTGCACGTGGCGCCCGAGCTGCGCGTGTGGCTGCTGCCGGGGGCCGCGTTTGCCGGCGCCATGCTCATTTGCGTGCTGCTCGACCGCGTTGCCCGCTGGGCCACGCCAGGCTCCATTGTCGGCCTGCTGCTGACGGGCGTGGCGCTCAATGCCATTACGGTGGCTGTCATGGGCCTGTGCATCTACCTGGCCAGCGACGACCAATTACGCACCCTGACTTTCTGGACCCTCGGCTCGCTGTCGGCCGGCAGCTGGCGCCAGGTGGCGGCTTTGCTGCTGGTGCTGGCCGGCGCGCTGTGGGCCACGCGCTTCCTGATGCGCTCACTCAATGCGCTGGCGCTGGGCGAGGCGCAGGCGCTGCATGTGGGCATCGATGTGGGCCGGCTGCGCACGCAGGTGATCGTGCTGGTGGCCGTGCTGACGGGTTTTGCCGTCGCCTGGTGCGGCGGCATCGGCTTCATCGGCCTGATCGCGCCGCACCTGGTGCGCACCTGGCTGGGGGCCGACCAGCGCCGCGTGCTTCCGCTGGGCATGCTGATGGGCGGCTTGCTGCTGCTGTTGGCCGACACCCTGGCGCGCACGGTCGCCATTCCCGCGGAAGTCCCCGTCGGTATTTTCACGGCCTTGCTGGGCGGGCCATTTTTCCTGATGCTGTTGCGGCGCTTCCGCCACGCCAGCGCCTAG
- a CDS encoding efflux transporter outer membrane subunit, which produces MKALILITALGLAGCGSVGSDFQRPHHNLGLQWRQAQDARFAAQQDGAIEQRWWDSFGDATLSALLQRAAGANLDVLAASSRLEQSRAARGVIGAAQGPSLGANGSYSRARNSEQGLSDPSRNNGQSAYNLWQGNLDAAWELDLWGRVRREVEAADARVEVAVETQHGVLLAVLAETARDYIELRGAQQTLAITQQLLDIARHTLNLTRIRLREGAATQLDEAEAAAHVATIEARLPPLQQREARLGNALALLLALPPQSLQEELAAGKDIPAMTMQVQLGVPSSLAGRRPDIRRAEAQLHAATAAIGVAQGDFYPRITLSGSVGLQAMQLSDIGWDAKRFAFGPGFSVPLFDGGRLRGNLQLREAQQQEAAIAYRQTVLAAWHEVEDALSGYQANARRQASLDEAVKQGRRALGSAELQYRQGGTDLLNVLHVQNTLLNNEAALVDSRATAALSLVQVYKALGGGWQAFTSTSQGSRP; this is translated from the coding sequence ATGAAAGCATTGATACTCATCACGGCCCTGGGCCTGGCCGGCTGCGGCAGCGTCGGCAGCGACTTCCAGCGCCCGCACCATAATCTGGGACTGCAATGGCGCCAGGCGCAGGACGCCCGTTTCGCCGCGCAGCAGGATGGCGCCATCGAACAGCGCTGGTGGGACAGCTTTGGCGACGCGACTTTGTCCGCCCTGCTGCAGCGCGCCGCCGGCGCCAACCTCGACGTGCTGGCGGCCAGCAGCCGGCTGGAACAGAGCCGCGCCGCGCGCGGAGTCATCGGCGCCGCGCAAGGCCCGTCCCTGGGTGCGAATGGCAGCTACAGCCGCGCGCGCAACAGCGAGCAGGGCTTGAGCGACCCGTCGCGCAACAACGGCCAGTCCGCCTACAACCTGTGGCAAGGCAACCTCGATGCGGCCTGGGAACTGGACCTGTGGGGCCGCGTGCGGCGCGAAGTGGAAGCGGCTGACGCGCGCGTCGAGGTGGCCGTGGAAACGCAGCATGGCGTGCTGCTGGCCGTCCTGGCCGAAACGGCGCGCGACTACATCGAGCTGCGCGGCGCGCAGCAGACGCTGGCCATCACGCAGCAACTGCTCGATATCGCCCGCCATACCTTGAACCTGACGCGCATCCGCCTGCGCGAAGGCGCGGCGACGCAACTCGACGAGGCGGAGGCGGCGGCCCACGTGGCTACCATCGAAGCGCGCCTGCCGCCGCTGCAGCAGCGCGAAGCGCGCCTGGGCAATGCCCTAGCCCTCCTGCTGGCGCTGCCGCCGCAGTCCCTGCAGGAGGAACTGGCGGCGGGCAAGGACATTCCCGCCATGACCATGCAGGTGCAGCTGGGCGTGCCGAGCAGCCTGGCCGGGCGGCGTCCCGACATCCGCCGCGCCGAAGCGCAGCTGCACGCGGCCACGGCCGCCATCGGCGTGGCGCAAGGCGATTTTTATCCACGCATCACGCTCTCGGGCAGCGTCGGCCTGCAGGCGATGCAGCTGTCCGATATCGGCTGGGACGCCAAACGCTTCGCCTTCGGCCCCGGCTTCAGCGTGCCCCTGTTCGATGGCGGCCGCCTGCGCGGCAACTTGCAATTGCGCGAGGCGCAGCAGCAGGAAGCGGCCATCGCCTACCGCCAGACGGTGCTGGCCGCCTGGCACGAAGTGGAAGATGCACTGTCTGGCTACCAGGCCAACGCCCGCCGCCAGGCCAGCCTCGATGAAGCCGTCAAGCAGGGACGGCGCGCGCTGGGCAGCGCGGAACTGCAGTACCGCCAGGGAGGCACGGACCTTCTCAACGTACTGCATGTGCAAAACACCTTATTGAACAACGAAGCGGCGCTGGTCGACAGCCGCGCCACCGCTGCGCTGTCGCTGGTCCAGGTCTACAAGGCGCTGGGCGGCGGCTGGCAAGCATTTACAAGCACATCGCAAGGAAGCAGGCCATGA
- a CDS encoding LysR family transcriptional regulator: MKLPDLNLLVALDILLEEGSAVAAARRMHLSAPAMSRTLARIRDAIGDPVFVRSGRGLAPTPRALELREQVRGVVEQAHAIFTSGREVDLRTLERTFSLCANDVFVGAYGGKLRDLLAVHAPHTVLRFVPEGDGATENDALHAGRIDLYISARRAFAPDIKLQQLFSSGFVGIARSDHPIFDGPITLDSFTEYEHISVSRRGLARGPFDTILAERGYTRRVSLISPNFQSAIFAVADSRLLLPLMPTPLLPIVERLGLKLRTFQLPIPVDSVEVLQAWHPRLDHDHAHRWLRRMIKELCGGTPPEA; this comes from the coding sequence ATGAAACTCCCCGACCTGAACCTGCTCGTTGCCCTCGATATCCTGCTCGAGGAAGGCAGCGCCGTGGCCGCCGCGCGGCGCATGCATCTGAGCGCCCCGGCCATGAGCCGCACCCTGGCGCGCATCCGCGACGCCATCGGCGACCCCGTCTTCGTGCGCTCCGGGCGCGGCCTGGCGCCCACTCCGCGCGCGCTGGAATTGCGCGAGCAGGTGCGTGGCGTGGTGGAGCAGGCGCACGCCATCTTCACGTCCGGCCGCGAAGTCGACTTGCGCACGCTGGAACGCACGTTCAGCCTGTGCGCCAACGACGTATTCGTTGGCGCGTATGGCGGCAAGCTGCGCGACCTGCTGGCCGTGCACGCGCCGCACACGGTGCTGCGCTTCGTGCCCGAAGGCGATGGCGCCACGGAAAACGACGCCCTGCATGCGGGCCGCATCGACCTGTACATCAGCGCGCGGCGCGCCTTTGCGCCCGACATCAAGCTGCAGCAGCTGTTTAGCAGCGGCTTTGTCGGCATCGCCCGCAGCGACCACCCGATCTTCGACGGCCCCATCACCCTCGACAGCTTTACCGAGTACGAACATATCAGCGTCTCGCGGCGCGGCCTGGCGCGCGGCCCGTTCGACACCATACTGGCCGAGCGGGGCTACACGCGCCGCGTCTCGCTGATCAGCCCCAACTTCCAGTCCGCCATTTTCGCCGTGGCCGATTCGCGCCTGCTGCTGCCGCTGATGCCCACGCCCCTGCTGCCCATCGTCGAGCGGCTGGGCTTGAAGTTGCGCACCTTCCAGCTGCCGATTCCCGTCGACAGCGTGGAGGTACTCCAGGCCTGGCACCCGCGCCTCGACCACGACCATGCGCACCGCTGGCTGCGGCGCATGATCAAGGAGCTGTGCGGCGGCACGCCACCAGAAGCTTAG
- a CDS encoding MFS transporter: MSAVPLPGAAPAAAPPAPPAFGLRLATGLAGVLLAVLVSGLNENITKVALADIRGAMGIARDDASWLVALYAAASVSAMAFAPWCSVTFSLRRLTATAIIVCMAAGLLCPFAPNLSVLMLLRVVQGAAGGALPPMLMTVALRFLPPNIKLYGLGGYALSATFGPSLGTPLAAFWTEYLGWQWAFWQVVPGSIVALLMVSWGLPQDPLRLDRLRQFDWRGLLLGLPAISMLVIGMLQGERLAWFASPLICVLLGGGLLLLVLFFINEWSHPLPFFKLQLLSRRNLSHALLTLGGVLFVLLAVILIPSSYLAQVHAYRPLQTAPVMLMVALPQLIALPLVAALCNLRAVDCRWVLAIGLALLALSCMLGARMSPDWIRTHFYLLQAVQIFAQPMAVIPLLLLATTGLAPQDGPFASAWFNTIKGMSAVVATGVLDALITRRNHFHSTVLSERLGNLPAGVDMERLAQRMHAQVVTLTSSDLYLTVAAIALAMIVIIPILPTRVYPPRAA, encoded by the coding sequence GTGTCTGCTGTACCGCTTCCCGGCGCCGCCCCCGCGGCCGCGCCACCCGCCCCTCCCGCCTTCGGCCTGCGCCTGGCCACGGGCCTGGCCGGCGTGCTGCTGGCCGTACTGGTGTCGGGCCTGAATGAAAATATCACCAAGGTCGCGCTGGCCGACATCCGCGGCGCCATGGGCATCGCGCGCGACGACGCCAGCTGGCTCGTGGCCCTGTATGCGGCCGCCTCGGTGTCGGCCATGGCGTTTGCGCCGTGGTGTTCCGTCACCTTTTCGCTGCGCCGCCTGACGGCCACCGCCATCATCGTCTGCATGGCCGCAGGTCTGCTATGCCCGTTCGCGCCAAACCTGTCCGTGCTGATGCTGCTGCGCGTGGTGCAGGGCGCGGCAGGCGGCGCCCTGCCGCCCATGCTGATGACGGTGGCGCTGCGCTTCCTGCCGCCGAACATCAAGTTGTATGGCCTGGGCGGCTATGCGCTGAGCGCCACCTTCGGCCCCAGCCTGGGCACGCCGCTGGCCGCCTTCTGGACCGAGTACCTGGGCTGGCAATGGGCCTTCTGGCAAGTCGTCCCGGGCAGCATCGTCGCCCTGCTGATGGTGTCCTGGGGCCTGCCGCAAGACCCGCTGCGCCTCGATCGCTTGCGCCAGTTCGACTGGCGCGGCCTGCTGCTTGGACTGCCCGCCATCAGCATGCTGGTCATCGGCATGCTGCAGGGCGAGCGCCTGGCGTGGTTCGCCTCGCCGCTGATCTGCGTGCTGCTGGGCGGAGGTCTTTTGCTGCTGGTGCTGTTCTTCATCAACGAATGGTCGCATCCGCTGCCGTTTTTCAAGCTGCAGCTGCTGTCGCGGCGTAACCTCAGCCACGCCCTGCTGACCCTGGGCGGCGTGCTGTTCGTGCTGCTGGCCGTGATCCTGATTCCCTCGTCCTACCTGGCGCAGGTGCATGCCTACCGCCCGCTGCAAACGGCGCCCGTGATGCTGATGGTGGCGCTGCCGCAGCTGATCGCCCTGCCTCTGGTGGCAGCCCTGTGCAATCTGCGCGCCGTCGACTGCCGCTGGGTACTGGCCATCGGCCTGGCCCTGCTGGCACTGTCCTGCATGCTGGGTGCGCGCATGTCGCCGGACTGGATCCGCACGCATTTCTACCTGCTGCAGGCGGTGCAGATCTTTGCACAACCGATGGCCGTGATTCCCTTGCTGCTGCTGGCCACCACGGGCCTGGCGCCGCAGGATGGCCCTTTCGCCTCGGCCTGGTTCAACACCATCAAGGGCATGTCGGCCGTCGTCGCCACCGGCGTGCTCGATGCGCTGATCACGCGCCGCAACCATTTTCATTCGACGGTGCTCAGTGAGCGCCTGGGCAACCTGCCGGCCGGCGTGGACATGGAAAGATTGGCGCAGCGCATGCACGCGCAAGTCGTCACCCTGACCTCGTCCGACCTGTACCTCACCGTGGCCGCCATCGCGCTGGCCATGATTGTGATCATTCCCATCCTGCCGACGCGCGTCTATCCGCCGCGCGCCGCCTGA
- a CDS encoding HlyD family secretion protein: MQKPILRSRAFLLGLALLACALAFCAWQLLFARGDEQSTDDAFVSADYTVLSPKVGGIVRDVLVEDNQTVKAGDLLARIDDRDYQAAAASARAEVAGAEAQLANARATLQRQQSVIEQATTLVDANQAEDKLAQQELARSQHLAGQGAGSVQNAQQAQSRFDVSRARLAQNRAALVSTRKQTDILQAQQGAAEASLLRARASLQRAELDLSHTQLRAPIDGIVGRRAVRVGALVAPGASLMAVVPLNRSFVIANLQETQLTHVRQGQRASIAVDAYPGVLLHGTVHSIAPATGVTFAAIAPENATGNFTKVVQRIPVRIALEPGQDGDRDRGTRLRVGMSAEVRIDTAMRRQQLQQVSAR, translated from the coding sequence ATGCAAAAACCCATACTGCGCTCGCGCGCCTTTCTTCTCGGCCTGGCCCTGCTGGCCTGTGCCCTCGCCTTTTGCGCCTGGCAACTGCTGTTCGCCCGTGGCGACGAACAAAGTACCGACGACGCCTTTGTCAGTGCCGACTACACCGTGCTCTCCCCCAAGGTCGGTGGCATCGTGCGAGACGTGCTGGTGGAAGACAACCAGACTGTCAAGGCGGGTGATCTGCTGGCGCGCATCGACGACCGCGATTATCAGGCCGCCGCCGCCTCGGCCCGCGCCGAGGTAGCCGGCGCCGAAGCGCAGCTGGCGAATGCCCGCGCTACCTTGCAGCGCCAGCAATCGGTGATCGAGCAAGCCACGACCCTGGTCGACGCCAACCAGGCGGAAGACAAACTGGCGCAGCAGGAGCTGGCCCGCTCGCAGCACCTGGCCGGCCAGGGCGCAGGCAGCGTGCAGAACGCGCAGCAGGCGCAATCGCGCTTCGACGTGAGCCGCGCGCGCCTGGCGCAAAACCGCGCCGCCCTGGTCTCCACCCGCAAGCAGACGGACATTTTGCAGGCGCAGCAAGGCGCGGCCGAAGCGTCCCTGCTGCGCGCCCGCGCCAGCCTGCAACGGGCCGAACTGGATCTGTCGCATACGCAGCTGCGCGCCCCCATCGACGGCATCGTGGGACGCCGCGCCGTGCGCGTCGGCGCCCTGGTGGCGCCTGGCGCCAGCCTGATGGCCGTGGTGCCCCTGAACCGCAGTTTCGTCATCGCCAACCTGCAGGAAACCCAGCTGACCCACGTGCGCCAGGGCCAGCGCGCCAGCATCGCCGTCGACGCCTATCCGGGCGTACTCCTGCACGGTACAGTGCACAGCATCGCGCCCGCCACGGGCGTGACGTTTGCCGCCATCGCGCCGGAAAACGCCACTGGCAACTTCACCAAGGTGGTGCAGCGCATCCCCGTCAGGATCGCGCTCGAACCGGGCCAGGATGGCGACCGGGACCGGGGCACCCGCCTGCGCGTGGGCATGTCGGCCGAAGTGCGCATCGATACGGCCATGCGCCGCCAACAGCTGCAACAGGTGAGCGCACGATGA
- a CDS encoding heme/hemin ABC transporter substrate-binding protein, with protein MRRMIAASVARRIALKKMGAGALALATPMQVLAAVSDAGKPVVKARRIVSVGGALTEIVYALGAQGELVGVDTTSLYPAVAQQLPQVGYARTLSAEGVLSLAPTQLIATEEAGPQAVLRQVRDAGVPVAVLNANNQFEGLLERVKQVGRITGRADSAARLAQALQQQWDGALGKVRQRSPSPVQSAVRVLFILAHAPNQVMVGGRQTGADAMLAYAGAVNVMGGQGGLGGFAGYKPLTPEAVIAARPDIVLVTDQGLKASGGVDGILKLPGLAQTPAGRKHRIVSLEAMLLLGFGPRMPQALAELDAAFAKAMTA; from the coding sequence ATGCGCCGCATGATCGCCGCCAGCGTGGCGCGCCGCATCGCGCTGAAAAAAATGGGGGCGGGAGCACTGGCCCTGGCCACGCCGATGCAGGTGCTGGCCGCCGTGTCCGACGCGGGCAAACCTGTGGTCAAAGCGCGGCGCATCGTCAGCGTCGGCGGCGCCCTGACGGAGATCGTCTACGCGCTCGGGGCGCAGGGCGAACTGGTGGGCGTCGATACCACGTCGCTTTATCCGGCCGTGGCGCAACAGCTGCCGCAAGTGGGCTATGCGCGCACCCTGTCGGCCGAGGGTGTGCTGTCGCTTGCGCCAACGCAGCTGATCGCCACCGAGGAGGCGGGGCCGCAAGCGGTGCTGCGCCAGGTGCGCGACGCGGGCGTGCCGGTGGCGGTGCTGAACGCGAATAACCAGTTCGAAGGCTTGCTCGAACGGGTGAAACAGGTGGGCCGGATAACGGGCCGTGCCGATTCCGCCGCGCGCCTGGCGCAAGCCTTGCAGCAGCAGTGGGACGGCGCCCTGGGCAAGGTGCGCCAGCGCAGCCCATCACCGGTACAATCAGCCGTGCGCGTGCTGTTCATCCTCGCCCATGCGCCGAACCAGGTGATGGTGGGCGGGCGCCAGACGGGCGCCGACGCCATGCTCGCGTATGCGGGCGCCGTCAACGTGATGGGCGGCCAGGGCGGCCTGGGTGGATTCGCCGGCTACAAGCCCCTTACGCCGGAAGCCGTGATCGCCGCGCGGCCCGATATCGTGCTCGTCACGGATCAGGGCTTGAAAGCCTCGGGCGGCGTGGATGGCATCTTGAAACTGCCAGGCCTGGCGCAGACGCCGGCCGGGCGCAAGCACCGCATCGTCTCGCTGGAAGCCATGCTGCTGCTGGGATTTGGCCCGCGCATGCCGCAGGCGCTGGCCGAACTGGACGCCGCCTTCGCCAAAGCCATGACAGCATGA
- a CDS encoding ATP-binding cassette domain-containing protein, with protein MTSLLELSFATTQLGQQYFGPFNVRVAPGERIAILGPSGAGKSTLLKLMARELQPQAGQVIFAGRPLAQWPLADLALRRAVLPQGSNVAFGLQCELVIGLGRVARLLDPSLERIVQDAAALAHAAHLLGRRLDTLSGGEQARVQLARIFAQMWDVDNGLILVDEPLAALDPGLQFDLLDSLQQFCAARGHAVVAILHDINHALLGFERLLLVRSGQLVADIASDAGAVPALAALYGIALTTATSSDGDVCVIPARSAVRRAA; from the coding sequence ATGACGTCCCTGCTGGAACTCTCCTTCGCCACCACCCAACTGGGCCAGCAGTATTTTGGCCCCTTCAATGTGCGGGTGGCGCCCGGCGAGCGCATCGCCATCCTCGGCCCCAGCGGCGCGGGCAAGTCGACCTTGTTGAAACTGATGGCGCGCGAACTGCAGCCGCAGGCGGGACAGGTGATATTCGCGGGCCGGCCGCTGGCGCAGTGGCCGCTGGCCGACCTGGCCCTGCGCCGCGCCGTCCTGCCGCAAGGCTCGAACGTGGCTTTTGGATTGCAGTGCGAGCTGGTGATCGGCCTGGGGCGGGTGGCGCGCCTGCTTGACCCATCGCTGGAGCGTATCGTGCAGGACGCGGCCGCCCTGGCGCACGCCGCGCATCTGCTGGGCCGCCGCCTGGACACCCTGTCCGGCGGCGAGCAGGCCAGGGTGCAGCTGGCGCGCATTTTCGCGCAGATGTGGGATGTCGACAATGGCTTGATACTCGTCGACGAACCGCTGGCGGCGCTCGATCCCGGCCTGCAGTTCGATCTGCTCGATAGCCTGCAGCAGTTTTGCGCCGCGCGCGGCCACGCCGTCGTCGCCATCCTGCACGACATCAATCACGCCTTGCTGGGTTTTGAGCGGCTGCTGCTGGTGCGCTCAGGCCAGCTGGTCGCCGATATCGCCAGCGATGCCGGCGCCGTGCCCGCCCTGGCCGCGCTGTACGGCATCGCCCTGACGACGGCGACCAGCAGCGATGGCGACGTGTGCGTCATCCCTGCCAGGAGCGCGGTGCGCAGGGCCGCCTAA
- a CDS encoding UPF0149 family protein — protein sequence MSLEQPLSEKEFDELDQFLLSERCSEDAMTMDMLHGYLTAVAIGPEPIMPAEWLPRVWGEDAEDAPKFKNSKEEERIVNLIMRFMNEVLVTFEVAPKEFEALFVEHDYEGQTLIDAEAWCWGFWDGMELRPGSWNEIWDSEVAELMQPIYLLGADEIKEEELKLVEDPVKAHKLAQELEANLPAIHRFWVPRRKAPVQTMKREEPKVGRNDDCPCGSGKKFKKCCGAEPAAE from the coding sequence ATGTCACTCGAACAGCCATTATCAGAAAAAGAATTCGACGAATTAGACCAATTCCTGTTGTCGGAGCGCTGCTCCGAAGACGCGATGACCATGGATATGCTGCACGGCTATCTGACGGCCGTCGCCATCGGCCCGGAACCGATCATGCCAGCCGAGTGGTTGCCGCGCGTCTGGGGCGAAGATGCCGAAGATGCACCGAAATTCAAGAACAGCAAGGAAGAAGAACGCATCGTCAACCTGATCATGCGCTTCATGAACGAAGTGCTGGTGACGTTTGAAGTGGCGCCGAAGGAATTCGAAGCCCTGTTCGTCGAGCACGACTACGAAGGCCAGACCCTGATCGACGCCGAAGCCTGGTGCTGGGGCTTCTGGGACGGCATGGAACTGCGTCCTGGCTCGTGGAATGAAATCTGGGACTCCGAAGTGGCCGAGCTGATGCAGCCGATCTACCTGCTGGGCGCCGACGAAATCAAGGAAGAAGAACTGAAGCTGGTGGAAGACCCGGTCAAGGCGCACAAGCTGGCGCAGGAACTGGAAGCGAACCTGCCGGCCATCCACCGTTTCTGGGTACCGCGCCGCAAGGCACCGGTGCAAACCATGAAGCGCGAAGAGCCGAAAGTGGGCCGCAACGACGACTGCCCTTGCGGCAGCGGCAAGAAGTTCAAGAAATGCTGCGGCGCCGAACCGGCAGCCGAGTAA
- a CDS encoding hemin-degrading factor → MSSTFPICNTELVASEFARLRREKKARHRDIAEELGIAEGELIAAHAGLSLADGALLGAVRLQADWPAIIAALEPLGEVMALTRNASCVHEKTGVYRKASHNNHVGLVLGGDIDLRVFYRHWAHGFAVREVNEGENAVQRSLQFFDAAGHAVHKIFLKPQSDLAAYDALVTHFADANQAAGIAVTAPAAPPAELPDAQIDVAGFRAAWADLRDTHEFFTVLKKYAVSRLQGLRLAEPRFVQQLDKSCVLDLLNSAALEKVSIMAFVGNAGMIQIHSGPVHKIAVMGPWINVLDTRFNLHLREDHIASAWVVRKPTVDGLVTSVELFDARGDTIVMFFGERKPGVHELCEWRHIVDRVAQEGELCAA, encoded by the coding sequence GTGTCGAGCACGTTCCCCATTTGCAATACCGAACTGGTCGCCAGCGAATTTGCCCGCCTGCGCCGCGAAAAGAAAGCCCGCCACCGCGACATCGCCGAGGAACTGGGCATAGCCGAAGGCGAGCTGATCGCCGCGCATGCGGGCCTGTCGCTGGCCGATGGCGCCTTGCTGGGCGCCGTGCGCCTGCAGGCGGACTGGCCCGCCATCATCGCCGCGCTGGAACCGCTGGGCGAAGTCATGGCGCTGACGCGCAACGCCTCGTGCGTGCATGAAAAGACGGGCGTCTACCGCAAGGCCAGCCACAACAACCATGTGGGCCTGGTGCTCGGTGGCGACATCGACTTGCGCGTGTTTTACCGCCACTGGGCGCATGGCTTTGCCGTACGCGAGGTGAACGAGGGCGAAAACGCGGTGCAGCGCAGCCTGCAATTCTTCGATGCGGCCGGCCATGCCGTGCACAAGATTTTCCTCAAGCCGCAAAGCGACCTGGCCGCCTACGACGCCTTGGTGACGCATTTTGCCGATGCGAACCAGGCGGCCGGCATTGCCGTGACGGCGCCGGCGGCGCCGCCGGCCGAATTGCCCGACGCGCAGATCGACGTGGCCGGCTTTCGCGCCGCCTGGGCCGATTTGCGCGACACGCATGAATTTTTCACCGTACTGAAAAAATATGCGGTCTCGCGCCTGCAAGGCCTGCGCCTGGCCGAGCCGCGCTTCGTGCAGCAGCTCGACAAATCCTGCGTGCTGGACCTGCTCAATAGCGCCGCCCTCGAAAAAGTCTCCATCATGGCTTTCGTCGGCAATGCCGGCATGATCCAGATCCATTCGGGGCCCGTGCACAAGATCGCCGTGATGGGGCCGTGGATCAATGTCCTCGACACGCGCTTCAACCTGCATTTGCGCGAAGACCATATCGCCAGCGCCTGGGTGGTCAGAAAACCCACCGTCGATGGCCTGGTGACGTCGGTGGAACTGTTCGACGCCAGGGGCGACACCATCGTCATGTTCTTCGGTGAACGCAAGCCGGGCGTGCATGAATTGTGCGAATGGCGCCATATCGTCGACAGAGTGGCGCAGGAGGGCGAACTATGCGCCGCATGA